A single region of the Brachypodium distachyon strain Bd21 chromosome 3, Brachypodium_distachyon_v3.0, whole genome shotgun sequence genome encodes:
- the LOC112271441 gene encoding uncharacterized protein LOC112271441 yields MTIPQLIVVDQDNWGSFPIPREIPVHFLAPFAGGRAILVSIDGQENYLKSEPYPRMCGIKDSRVMARSPLGLGPLIFVDVDGEGNYVAAEYPVAGGPFPSIEQLIGAACVALRRPSPFGDPPPMTSMWLALHLFILCKTQMPRPCTILKHWRLQMEWGIKFYIRIDIGGSYHTYPHVGGPFQSMQEADIAIDSYLHDRRDPRM; encoded by the exons ATGACGATCCCACAGCTGATCGTTGTCGACCAGGACAATTGGGGCTCCTTCCCGATTCCGCGTGAAATCCCGGTGCACTTTTTGGCTCCCTTCGCCGGCGGGAGAGCGATCCTTGTGTCTATCGATGGGCAAGAGAACTACCTCAAGAGCGAACCTTATCCGCGCATGTGCGGAATCAAGGACAGCAGGGTCATGGCGCGCTCTCCCTTGGGCCTAGGGCCACTGATCTTCGTCGATGTCGATGGCGAGGGGAACTACGTAGCCGCGGAGTATCCTGTCGCAGGCGGGCCGTTCCCAAGCATCGAGCAGCTTATCGGTGCAGCTTGCGTCGCCTTGCGCCGCCCCTCCCCCTTCGGCGATCCGCCGCC GATGACAAGCATGTGGCTGGCCCTCCATCTGTTCATACTCTGCAAAACCCAGATGCCTCGTCCATGTACCATACTAAAACATTGGAGGCTACAAATGGAGTGGGGTATAAAATTCTATATCAGGATTGATATTGGGGGATCTTATCACACATACCCTCATGTGGGTGGGCCATTTCAGAGTATGCAGGAAGCTGACATTGCCATTGATAGCTATCTTCATGACCGCCGGGATCCAAGAATGTAA
- the LOC100822868 gene encoding uncharacterized protein LOC100822868 → MAIRQCLYWPDGTFKKRSRSLGIQRGLERMRQLVNAVVDQYSEDQNLSGDLAYKVKDVVKYEIFCEKYMQYYHFNFTTKTKRADHFDCGMDKLFFAEVKCRLLAGLEQFVVSCFHMIDPTDDGHCYGCRNDMKHPNKADAYAGGHVHMDDLSERRALEWSDSDDEKAKETRIRRMFAGHKPSKRSRYATGRMHWGVSETKA, encoded by the exons ATGGCGATACGACAATGTCTTTACTGGCCAGATGGCACATTTAAGAAGCGTTCAAGATCACTTGGAATTCAAAGAGGCCTGGAGAGAATGCGCCAACTGGTTAATGCTGTAGTCGATCAGTATAGCGAGGATCAAAATCTTTCGGGG GATCTTGCGTATAAAGTTAAAGATGTTGTGAAGTACGAAATATTCTGTGAAAAATATATGCAGTACTACCATTTCAACTTCACTACAAAGACTAAACGAGCTGATCATTTTGATTGTGGCATGGACAAACTATTCTTTGCTGAAGTCAAATGTCGACTACTAGCAGGACTTGAACAATTTGTCGTCAGCTGTTTCCACATGATTGATCCTACTGATGATG GCCACTGCTATGGTTGTCGAAATGATATGAAGCACCCCAACAAAGCTGATGCATATGCTGGTGGTCATGTACACATGGATGATCTATCTGAACGTCGTGCTCTAGAGTGGAGTGACTCTGATGAC GAGAAAGCTAAGGAGACTAGGATAAGACGTATGTTCGCG gGCCATAAACCCAGTAAGAGGTCTCGGTATGCCACTGGTAGGATGCACTGGGGCGTAAGTGAAACGAAGGCTTGA